A portion of the Bifidobacterium lemurum genome contains these proteins:
- a CDS encoding IS30 family transposase, whose translation MGRYTHLTLAEREEIMLLRHEGRSYGEIALATGRDKSTISREIDRNSFKVGTGRCYRASTAQRRYEERRLACARPRRLDDGELAGLVVRLIARERWSPEQIAGRIGLERPDLAVSASTIYRAINGRELDPPDLARTRRGIKGRLRRKGKRRHRKDGPEERRGKIPDARPISERPAEVEERSRLGDWEGDTVVGKGAGACLVTLVDRKSGLLAGGRAATHTKRDVARVESRMLREHPETRTITLDRGMEFADFKKVEQSTGAVCYFALPHHPWQRGSNENTNGLVREYFPKGTDFATIDDDQVQAVYDAINHRPRKRHGYRTPWEIHHSTTLHLL comes from the coding sequence ATGGGCCGGTACACTCATCTTACCTTGGCCGAACGCGAGGAGATCATGCTGCTCAGGCACGAGGGCAGGAGCTATGGCGAGATCGCCCTGGCCACGGGCAGGGACAAATCGACCATCAGCCGCGAGATAGACCGCAACTCGTTCAAGGTCGGCACGGGCCGCTGCTACCGCGCCTCGACGGCCCAACGCCGTTACGAGGAACGCCGGCTCGCCTGCGCGCGTCCGCGTCGCCTCGACGACGGGGAACTGGCCGGGCTGGTCGTGCGGCTGATCGCGCGGGAGCGTTGGTCCCCCGAGCAGATCGCGGGCAGGATTGGTCTGGAACGGCCCGATCTGGCCGTCTCCGCGTCGACGATCTACCGGGCGATCAACGGCCGCGAGCTCGACCCGCCCGATCTGGCCCGCACCCGCCGCGGGATCAAGGGCCGGCTGCGCCGCAAGGGCAAACGCCGGCACCGCAAGGACGGGCCCGAGGAACGCCGGGGCAAGATCCCCGACGCAAGGCCCATATCGGAGCGGCCCGCCGAGGTCGAGGAGCGTTCCAGGCTGGGCGACTGGGAAGGCGACACCGTCGTGGGTAAAGGCGCGGGAGCGTGCCTGGTCACGCTCGTGGACCGCAAAAGCGGTCTGCTTGCCGGCGGACGCGCCGCCACGCACACCAAACGCGACGTCGCCCGCGTGGAGAGCCGGATGCTCCGCGAGCATCCCGAGACGCGCACCATCACCCTGGACCGGGGCATGGAGTTCGCCGATTTCAAGAAGGTCGAGCAATCCACCGGCGCGGTCTGCTACTTCGCGCTGCCGCACCACCCCTGGCAGCGCGGCAGCAACGAGAACACCAACGGCCTAGTCCGCGAGTACTTCCCCAAAGGCACCGACTTCGCCACCATCGACGACGACCAGGTCCAGGCCGTGTACGACGCTATCAACCACAGACCACGCAAACGCCACGGCTACAGGACACCCTGGGAAATCCACCACTCAACAACGTTGCACTTGCTCTGA